From a region of the Archocentrus centrarchus isolate MPI-CPG fArcCen1 chromosome 18, fArcCen1, whole genome shotgun sequence genome:
- the LOC115796783 gene encoding uncharacterized protein LOC115796783, producing MTRIFIFLVLGTLVVRGAPAINEAEEEDNITISLDSRVQTDMSHTNVICFFQSYKILYKMIKGVEDSESQHEQFAGRVQSDRDALRGGRVTLHLFRVTAEDSGNYSCDLTADYDGSLERRQLLTSEHFVVSVTRTSHRPSSNESTDTSQQATASGEKLKPACSQHQQAVCPNPSKVGPVLAVVALTLLFVSIKYPLLPALLRPLTCTCTCTSVV from the exons ATGACGaggattttcatttttctggtcCTGG GGACACTTGTTGTCAGAGGGGCTCCAGCCATCaatgaggcagaggaggaggacaatATTACCATCAGTCTGGACAGTCGTGTCCAAACTGACATGTCTCACACCAAcgtgatttgtttttttcagtcatataagattttatataaaatgataaaaggTGTGGAGGACTCAGAGTCTCAGCATGAGCAGTTTGCAGGACGGGTTCAGAGTGACAGAGACGCTCTGAGAGGAGGACGAGTCACACTTCATCTGTTCAGAGTCACAGCTGAAGACTCTGGAAACTACAGCTGCGATCTCACTGCTGATTATGACGGCAGCCTGGAGAGACGGCAGCTCCTGACCTCTG AGCATTTTGTCGTGAGTGTGACTCGGACCTCTCACAGACCAAGCAGCAACGAGTCCACAGACACATCTCAACAAGCAACAGCTTCAG GTGAGAAACTCAAACCAGCGTGTTCACAGCATCAACAAGCTGTCTGCCCAAATCCCAGCAAAGTTGGACCAGTTCTGGCAGTGGTGGCTCTGACATTGCTGTTTGTTAGCATTAAATATCCACTGCTTCCAGCTCTCCTCAGACCTCTGACATGCACGTGTACGTGCACGTCTGTGGTATGA
- the LOC115796589 gene encoding uncharacterized protein LOC115796589: protein MFLKEKMICRILLLLILTSCVSGSFVVNVTQTSYQAEENHNITLEWTFTTKPERALKSLNILCELIKNDSVSVLYHVHEGVEVSESQDAKFSGRVQSDKDALREGRIRLQVSRLRTDDSGLYLCEVNTDDGFGSARCRLSVTRAERPMTTHWEKVKPALAVGQITVIILAGLMVMTEIVTQLTGRGGVEVSESQDAKFSGRVQSDKDALREGRIRLQVSRLRTDDSGLYL, encoded by the exons ATGTTTTTAAA ggagaagatgatctgcaggatcctgctgctcctcatcctcacctcatGTGTCTCTG GATCATTTGTAGTGAATGTGACACAGACCTCCTATCAGGCAGAGGAGAACCACAACATCACACTGGAGTGGACGTTCACCACCAAACCTGAAAGAGCCCTCAAATCTCTCAACATCCTCTGTGAACTGATTAAGAATGATAGTGTCTCAGTCCTGTATCATGTTCATGAAGGTGTTGAGGTGTCAGAGTCTCAGGATGCAAAGTTTTCAGGACGAGTCCAGAGTGACAAAGACGCCCTCAGAGAAGGACGAATCAGACTTCAAGTGTCCAGACTCAGGACTGATGACTCGGGTCTGTACCTGTGTGAGGTCAACACTGATGATGGCTTTGGCTCTGCCAGATGTCGACTCAGTGTCACTA GAGCTGAAAGGCCAATGACGACCCACTGGGAGAAAGTTAAACCTGCTTTAGCAGTTGGGCAGATCACAGTCATAATACTTGCTGGCTTAATGGTCATGACTGAAATTGTGACTCAACTGACGGGAAGG GGAG GTGTTGAGGTGTCAGAGTCTCAGGATGCAAAGTTTTCAGGACGAGTCCAGAGTGACAAAGACGCCCTCAGAGAAGGACGAATCAGACTTCAAGTGTCCAGACTCAGGACTGATGACTCGGGTCTGTACCTGTGA
- the LOC115796780 gene encoding tripartite motif-containing protein 16-like yields MAQKGVQLDRETFTCSICLDLLKDPVTIPCGHSYCMNCIKSFWDEEEEKKGIHSCPQCRKTFTPRPVLEKNTILAVLVEELKKTGLQAAPADHCYAGPEDVACDVCTGRKLKATKSCLSCPASYCEKHLQPHYDAAPLKKHKLVAPSKKLQENICSRHDEVMKIFCRTDQQSICYLCTMDEHQGHETVPAAAERTEKQKELKVRQLNIQQRIQDREKDVKLLQQEVEAINGSADKAVEDSEKMLTELIRLIQKRSSDVKQQVRSQQETEVSRVKELQEKLEQEIAELKRKDGELEQLSHTEDHNQFLHNYPSLSALSESTHSSSINIGPLRYFEDVTAAVSQTRDKLQDILREEWTNISLRVTEVDVLLSPSEPKTRAGFLKYSHEITLDPNTANRYLLLSEGNRKVTLMEQQQFYSHHSDRFTGCYQVLSRESLTGRCYWEVEWRGGGVCVAVAYKNISRAGSFNECFFGNNDNSWALRCDTNSYTFWHNKVQTVLSGPRSSRVGVYLDHRAGILSFYSVSETMTLLHRVQTTFTQPLYAGLWLGFTDGDTAELIKVR; encoded by the coding sequence atggcgCAGAAAGGAGTTCAGCTGGACCGAGAAACCTTCACTTGTTCCatctgtttggatctactgaaggatcctgtgactattccctgtggacacagctactgcatgaactgtattaaaagcttctgggatgaagaggaggagaaaaagggaatccacagctgccctcagtgcaggAAGACTTTCACACCGAGGCCTGTCCTGGAGAAAAACACCATATTAGCTGTTTtagtggaggagctgaagaagactggactccaagctgctccagctgatcactgctatgctggacctgaagatgtggcctgtgatgtctgcactgggaggaagctgaaagccACCAAGTCCTGTTTATCTTGTCCAGCCTCTTACTGTGAGAAACACCTCCAACCTCACTATGATGCAGCtccattaaagaaacacaagctggtggccccctccaagaagctccaggagaacatctgctctcgtcatgatgaggtgatgaagattttctgtcgtactgatcagcagagtatctgttatctctgcaCAATGGATGAACATCAAGGCCATGAAACagtcccagctgcagcagaaaggactgagaagcagaaggagctcAAGGTGAGACaactaaacatccagcagagaatccaggaccgagagaaagatgtgaagctgcttcaacaggaggtggaggccatcaatGGCTCCGCTGATAAAGCAGTGGAGGACAGTGAGAAGATGTTGACTGAGCTGATCCGtctgatccagaaaagaagctctgatgtgaagcagcaggtcagatcccagcaggaaactgaagtgagtcgagtcaaagagcttcaggagaagctggagcaggagatcgccgagctgaagaggaaagacggcgagctggagcagctctcacacacagaggatcacaaccagtttctacacaactacccctcactgtcagcactcagtgagtctacacactcatccagcatcaatattggtcctctgaggtactttgaggatgtgacagcagctgtgtcacagACCAGAGATAAActacaggacatcctgagagaggaatggacaaacatctcactgagagtcactgaagtggatgttttactgtcaccatcagagccaaagaccagagctggattcttaaaatattcacatgaaatcacactggatccaaacacagcaaacagataTCTGTTATTATCTGAGGGGAACAGAAAAGTAACATTAATGGAACAACAACAGTTTTATTCTCATCATTCAGACAGATTCACTGGATGTTATCAGGTCCTGAgtagagagagtctgactggacgttgttactgggaggtggagtggagaggggGAGGAGTTTGTGTAGCAGTCGCATACAAGAatatcagcagagcagggagcTTCAATGAATGTTTTTTTGGAAATAATGATAATTCTTGGGCATTACGTTGTGACACAAACAGTTATACATTTTGGCACAACAAGGTCCAAACTGTCCTGTCAGGTCCTCGGTcctccagagtaggagtgtacctggatcacagagcaggtattctgtctttctacagcgtctctgaaaccatgactctcctccacagagtccagaccacattcactcagccgctCTATGCTGGACTTTGGCTTGGTTTCACTGATGGAGACACTGCAGAGTTGATTAAAGTCAGATAG